A region from the Variovorax sp. RKNM96 genome encodes:
- a CDS encoding amidohydrolase family protein encodes MKKMRKHAPALAVAAAVSVLIAGCGGSSSGLVARTDSTGVTKPAVPITSVNTLQGSTKDVSVEFHEGTNMAAAPSPDGKRIAFTAMGALWMLPLRGGIATRITGWDMEPTAPVWSPDGSLVAFQNYDAEGNYHLWVVNPDGSGLRRITTGPYDDREPAWTPDGKGLVFASDRSNDGNYKIWRVSLDSVYTMLTSGPGAESNPALSPDGKQLAFVDTARVFTRPVGGTEAPKLVGAGTMPAWAPDGSGLVFQTDRKTLSVRGKDVAQNEDFFPFPVRHLADGRFLYTADGQIKIRNAAGEAPANVPFSATLTVRRPAIDKQKDRGFNAMGPQPVRGISGPVISPDGQSVAFVALNDVWVMKIGQAPVRLTNDKARDGSPQFTPDGRAVYFSTEKGNGGALAIDQVEIGSKRRTRLAAIQAKSMVTPKMSPTGDRIAYTTGSGQLEVWDIASRTPQVVIAQVSSQVSTPSWLPDGKRVVLVDNERINNRFREGYNKLRVIDIAARTGTFHAVAKEPMQISDREEGAAVVSPDGTKVAFIMDSVLCVMQLNPDGSLFGAPIRLAAEAADMPSWAGDSRTILYKATDKLKTIAADGSGAREIPLDLSWTQAVSTGTTIVRAGRLWDGNSETLRTDVDIVINGNRITAIRPHDPAAARRARKYIDASALTVMPGLWDPHFHPLTLYQGGQYGQVAASMLAYGITSTQSVAGPLHQSIEMREALEAGNLVGPRLFVSPPLWEGNRLFYSFARTLRTPEVADLEIAKAKAMGVDYLKSYVRAPIPIMAKIAQAGLDMGVPTGTHMLAPGAAAGIGGTTHLSATQRMGYGWSKSVGGFTYQDAYDLHAKADFRLVDTLFSSLALVGEDPLMTSDDRFKLLIPPNFLTGLRDTKAPTPAVLQLARKDAEQSAKVQRAGGLLAIGTDTPLVAPGIALQTNLRAAGMAATNHQALQDVTINAARMSRVEQDLGTVEVGKLADLVIVRGNPLQDLKAAAAVEYVVKNGVSMSLGEILAPFRTPAALHERRKAVVAYEKLCRADPHNCADMNHAD; translated from the coding sequence ATGAAGAAGATGCGCAAACACGCGCCGGCCCTGGCTGTTGCCGCGGCCGTTTCGGTGCTGATCGCCGGATGCGGCGGCAGCAGCAGCGGCCTCGTTGCCCGTACCGATTCCACGGGCGTCACGAAGCCCGCCGTGCCGATCACGAGCGTGAACACGCTGCAAGGCTCGACCAAGGATGTGTCGGTGGAATTCCACGAAGGCACCAACATGGCGGCCGCGCCGTCGCCCGACGGCAAGCGCATCGCGTTCACCGCGATGGGCGCGCTCTGGATGCTTCCGCTGCGCGGCGGCATCGCCACGCGCATCACGGGCTGGGACATGGAGCCGACGGCGCCGGTGTGGTCGCCCGATGGCAGCCTCGTCGCGTTCCAGAACTACGATGCGGAAGGCAACTACCACCTGTGGGTCGTCAACCCCGACGGGTCGGGCCTGCGGCGCATCACGACCGGCCCCTATGACGACCGCGAACCGGCATGGACGCCGGACGGCAAGGGCCTGGTCTTCGCATCGGACCGCAGCAACGACGGCAACTACAAGATCTGGCGCGTATCGCTGGATTCGGTCTATACGATGCTCACCTCGGGCCCTGGCGCGGAGAGCAACCCGGCGCTCTCGCCCGACGGCAAGCAGCTGGCTTTCGTGGATACGGCCCGCGTCTTCACCCGACCCGTGGGCGGCACCGAGGCGCCGAAGCTTGTCGGCGCTGGCACCATGCCCGCGTGGGCGCCCGACGGTTCGGGCCTGGTGTTCCAGACCGACCGCAAGACACTGAGCGTGCGCGGCAAGGACGTGGCGCAGAACGAAGACTTCTTCCCGTTCCCGGTCCGGCATCTTGCGGACGGCCGCTTCCTGTACACGGCGGACGGGCAGATCAAGATCCGCAACGCCGCCGGCGAGGCGCCTGCCAACGTGCCGTTCAGCGCGACGCTGACAGTGCGCCGGCCCGCCATCGACAAGCAGAAGGACCGCGGCTTCAACGCCATGGGTCCGCAGCCGGTGCGCGGCATCAGCGGACCGGTGATTTCGCCCGACGGCCAGAGCGTGGCCTTCGTGGCGCTGAACGACGTGTGGGTGATGAAGATCGGCCAGGCGCCCGTGCGCCTGACCAACGACAAGGCGCGCGACGGCAGCCCGCAGTTCACGCCCGACGGGCGCGCCGTCTACTTCTCGACCGAGAAGGGCAACGGCGGCGCACTGGCCATCGACCAGGTCGAGATCGGCTCGAAGCGGCGCACGCGCCTTGCGGCGATCCAGGCCAAGTCGATGGTCACGCCGAAGATGTCGCCGACCGGAGACCGCATCGCCTACACCACCGGTTCGGGCCAGCTCGAGGTGTGGGACATCGCCTCGCGCACCCCGCAGGTGGTGATCGCGCAGGTGAGCTCGCAGGTCAGCACGCCCTCGTGGCTGCCGGACGGCAAGCGGGTGGTGCTGGTGGACAACGAGCGCATCAACAACCGCTTTCGCGAGGGCTACAACAAGCTGCGCGTGATCGACATCGCGGCCAGGACCGGCACCTTTCACGCCGTGGCCAAGGAACCGATGCAGATCTCCGACCGCGAGGAGGGCGCCGCGGTCGTCTCGCCGGACGGCACCAAGGTCGCCTTCATCATGGATTCGGTGCTGTGCGTGATGCAGCTGAACCCCGACGGCTCGCTCTTCGGCGCGCCGATCAGGCTCGCGGCAGAGGCGGCGGACATGCCTTCGTGGGCGGGCGACTCGCGCACCATCCTCTACAAGGCGACCGACAAGCTCAAGACCATCGCGGCCGACGGCTCGGGCGCCAGGGAAATTCCGCTCGATCTCTCGTGGACGCAGGCCGTGTCGACCGGAACCACCATCGTGCGCGCGGGCCGGCTGTGGGACGGCAACAGCGAGACCCTGCGCACCGATGTCGACATCGTGATCAACGGCAACCGCATCACGGCGATTCGCCCGCACGATCCGGCGGCTGCGCGGCGTGCCCGCAAGTACATCGACGCCTCGGCGCTCACCGTGATGCCGGGGCTGTGGGACCCGCACTTCCATCCACTCACGCTGTACCAGGGCGGACAGTACGGGCAGGTGGCCGCTTCGATGCTGGCGTATGGCATCACCTCGACGCAGTCGGTCGCGGGGCCGCTGCACCAGAGCATCGAGATGCGCGAGGCGCTGGAGGCGGGCAACCTCGTGGGCCCGCGCCTGTTCGTCTCGCCGCCGCTGTGGGAGGGCAACCGGCTCTTCTACAGCTTTGCGCGGACCCTGCGCACGCCCGAGGTGGCCGACCTGGAGATCGCGAAGGCCAAGGCCATGGGCGTCGACTACCTGAAGTCGTACGTGCGTGCGCCGATCCCGATCATGGCGAAGATCGCGCAGGCCGGGCTCGACATGGGCGTGCCCACCGGCACGCACATGCTGGCGCCGGGCGCGGCGGCCGGCATCGGCGGCACCACGCACCTGTCGGCGACGCAGCGCATGGGCTATGGCTGGTCGAAGTCGGTCGGCGGCTTCACTTACCAGGACGCGTACGACCTGCATGCGAAGGCCGATTTCCGTCTGGTCGACACGCTGTTCTCCTCGCTCGCGCTGGTGGGGGAAGACCCGTTGATGACCAGCGACGACCGCTTCAAGCTGCTGATCCCGCCGAACTTCCTCACGGGCCTGCGTGACACCAAGGCGCCGACGCCGGCCGTGCTGCAGCTCGCCCGCAAGGACGCCGAGCAATCGGCCAAGGTGCAGCGCGCGGGTGGGCTCCTGGCCATCGGCACCGACACGCCGCTGGTCGCGCCCGGCATCGCGCTGCAGACCAACCTGCGCGCGGCGGGCATGGCCGCGACCAACCACCAGGCACTGCAGGACGTGACCATCAACGCCGCGCGGATGAGCCGCGTCGAGCAGGACCTGGGCACGGTGGAGGTCGGCAAGCTGGCCGACCTGGTGATCGTGCGCGGCAATCCGCTGCAGGACCTGAAGGCCGCGGCCGCCGTCGAGTACGTGGTGAAAAACGGCGTGAGCATGTCGCTCGGCGAGATCCTCGCGCCGTTCCGCACGCCGGCGGCCTTGCACGAGCGCAGGAAGGCGGTGGTCGCCTATGAGAAGCTGTGCCGTGCCGACCCGCACAACTGCGCGGACATGAACCACGCGGACTGA
- a CDS encoding alpha/beta fold hydrolase: MRSRFCFSSLLLCAALLLTGCAGVTVGSISPSEYLAQRRGDVLITGKLSTSAQEVLRVIGSDADQCTADGQACRQALADSTGLSDEQRLSALSEVWLQVALKAGKAGGANAGPSAPETIEAYLETARHAYAYLFFTTRKPRDRAFEDRQTQVRDYYNYAVQQAITGLFSRYRQSGLAGDDALPRVPQVGAWRIDTDLSALELRPDDPVPQALIPAASLTFSGLRNTYRRDGFGAELVVETNQPAPSPPSPLSADNKTEDDTPPYSEMPFPGLTALLRFEGADLRAVLATHTARIVVFDPYRTSTTRLAEQDIPLAANFTSGYGLWLARSDFARQALRSLFGSADGLTRPRIYLMQPYDPNRRTVIMLHGLASSPEAWINVANEVLGDETLRRSYQIWQVYYPTNAPLPINNFAIRQAITETLAHFDPGGQAEASRNITLIGHSMGGVLSRLLVSSSGDKLWDALLTSYPMQGAQQQRIEQRLAPYLRFEPLPQVSDAIFIASPHRGTPFANNRVARWVANLITLPVAMLGQLNDISRDLMRIAPGKQDIGPLRIPNSIDNLSDRDAFVQMSSGLPMNPRVHFHSIIGNDTPGVAQALSSDGIVPYESAHLDGAASELVLRSAHSVQENPLAILEIRRILREQLLLTPRCQDTPVKLPSVGAAEGRPCSR; this comes from the coding sequence ATGCGCTCGCGCTTTTGCTTTTCTTCATTGCTGTTGTGCGCCGCCCTGCTGCTGACCGGCTGTGCCGGCGTCACGGTCGGCTCGATCTCGCCCTCCGAATACCTGGCGCAGCGCCGCGGCGACGTGCTCATCACCGGCAAGCTGAGCACCTCGGCGCAAGAGGTGCTGCGCGTGATCGGCTCGGACGCCGACCAGTGCACCGCGGACGGACAGGCCTGCCGCCAGGCGCTGGCCGACTCCACCGGACTCAGCGACGAGCAGCGGCTCTCCGCCCTCTCGGAAGTCTGGCTGCAGGTGGCGCTCAAGGCCGGCAAGGCCGGTGGCGCGAATGCCGGCCCCTCTGCGCCCGAGACCATCGAGGCCTACCTGGAGACCGCGCGCCATGCCTACGCCTACCTGTTCTTCACCACGCGCAAGCCGCGCGACCGGGCCTTCGAAGACCGCCAGACGCAGGTGCGCGACTACTACAACTACGCGGTGCAGCAAGCCATCACCGGCCTCTTCAGCCGCTACCGCCAGAGCGGCCTCGCAGGCGACGATGCGCTGCCGCGCGTGCCGCAGGTGGGCGCCTGGCGCATCGACACCGACCTGTCCGCGCTCGAACTGCGTCCCGACGATCCGGTGCCGCAGGCGCTGATTCCCGCCGCCTCGCTCACCTTCTCGGGCCTGCGCAATACCTACCGGCGCGATGGATTCGGCGCCGAGCTGGTGGTGGAGACCAACCAGCCGGCGCCCTCGCCTCCTTCGCCCCTCTCTGCGGACAACAAGACCGAGGACGACACGCCGCCCTACAGCGAGATGCCCTTCCCCGGCCTTACCGCGCTCCTGCGCTTCGAAGGCGCGGACCTGCGCGCGGTGCTCGCCACGCACACCGCGCGCATCGTGGTGTTCGACCCCTACCGCACGTCGACCACGCGGCTTGCCGAACAGGACATTCCGCTTGCCGCCAACTTCACCTCCGGCTACGGCCTCTGGCTCGCCCGCTCCGACTTCGCACGCCAGGCCCTGCGCAGCCTGTTCGGCAGCGCCGACGGGCTCACCCGGCCACGCATCTACCTGATGCAGCCCTACGACCCGAACCGGCGCACGGTCATCATGCTGCACGGCCTCGCGAGCAGCCCCGAGGCGTGGATCAACGTGGCCAACGAGGTGCTGGGCGACGAAACCCTGCGCCGCAGCTACCAGATCTGGCAGGTCTACTACCCGACGAACGCGCCGCTGCCGATCAACAACTTCGCGATCCGCCAGGCCATCACCGAGACGCTGGCGCACTTCGATCCGGGCGGCCAGGCCGAGGCCTCGCGCAACATCACGCTGATCGGACACAGCATGGGCGGCGTGCTGTCGCGCCTCTTGGTGTCCTCGTCGGGCGACAAGCTGTGGGACGCGCTCCTCACGAGCTACCCCATGCAGGGCGCGCAGCAGCAGCGCATCGAGCAGCGGCTCGCGCCCTACCTGCGCTTCGAGCCGCTGCCGCAGGTGAGCGATGCGATCTTCATCGCCTCGCCGCACCGCGGCACGCCGTTCGCCAACAACCGCGTGGCGCGCTGGGTGGCCAACCTCATCACGCTGCCGGTGGCAATGCTGGGGCAGCTGAACGACATTTCGCGCGATCTGATGCGCATCGCGCCCGGCAAGCAGGACATCGGGCCGTTGCGCATTCCCAACAGCATCGACAACCTGAGCGACCGCGATGCCTTCGTGCAGATGTCCTCGGGCCTCCCGATGAACCCGCGCGTGCACTTCCACTCGATCATCGGCAACGACACGCCCGGTGTCGCGCAGGCGCTGTCGAGCGACGGCATCGTGCCCTACGAGAGCGCGCACCTGGATGGCGCCGCGTCCGAGCTGGTGCTTCGGTCGGCACACAGCGTGCAGGAGAACCCGCTGGCCATCCTGGAGATACGGCGCATCCTCCGGGAACAACTGCTGCTGACACCACGTTGTCAGGACACCCCTGTCAAGCTTCCTTCCGTGGGCGCGGCCGAAGGACGGCCCTGCTCGCGATGA
- a CDS encoding homoserine dehydrogenase, with product MYRDPVQSLQPLHGVPVAMRPLRVGMIGIGTVGSGTFRVLARNQAEIAGRAGRGIEVVMVAARNLPRAAGIVGDGIPLTDDPMQVATHPDIDVLVEVAGGTGPARDWVLAAIAHGKHVVTANKALLAEHGAEIFAAARQHGVAVAYEGAVAVSIPIIKALREGLTANRIEWVAGIINGTTNFILSKMRDEGLDFAAALAEAQALGYAEADPAFDIEGIDAAHKLTLLAANAFGAPVRFADVQVEGITALQGVDVACAEQLGYRIKLLGIARRREEGVELRVQPALVPAAHLMAHVNGSMNAVMVKGDASGVTMYYGAGAGSEQTASAVIADLVDVARLDGTHAAQRVPHLGFHAHAMSELPALPRAAVRTSHYLRVPVHAAGRIEAVAALLAGQQVPVQQVVLAVERPETGPQVLVLTGPATQSVIDLAVHALQAHPAVNGAVTTLRVEELAS from the coding sequence ATGTACCGCGATCCAGTCCAGTCCCTCCAGCCCCTTCACGGTGTTCCCGTGGCCATGCGCCCACTGCGCGTGGGCATGATCGGCATCGGCACCGTGGGCTCGGGCACCTTTCGTGTGCTGGCCCGCAACCAGGCCGAGATTGCCGGCCGGGCAGGGCGGGGCATCGAGGTGGTGATGGTGGCCGCGCGCAACCTGCCGCGGGCCGCCGGCATCGTGGGCGATGGCATCCCGCTGACCGATGACCCGATGCAGGTCGCCACGCACCCCGACATCGACGTGCTGGTCGAAGTGGCCGGCGGCACCGGCCCGGCACGCGACTGGGTGCTGGCCGCCATCGCGCATGGCAAGCATGTGGTCACGGCCAACAAGGCGCTGCTGGCGGAGCACGGCGCCGAGATCTTCGCTGCCGCCCGGCAGCACGGCGTGGCGGTGGCCTACGAAGGCGCGGTGGCGGTCAGCATCCCCATCATCAAGGCGCTGCGCGAAGGGCTGACGGCCAATCGCATCGAATGGGTGGCGGGCATCATCAACGGCACCACCAATTTCATCCTGAGCAAGATGCGCGACGAGGGCCTGGACTTTGCCGCCGCGCTCGCAGAGGCGCAGGCCCTGGGCTATGCCGAGGCCGATCCGGCCTTCGACATCGAGGGCATCGACGCCGCGCACAAGCTGACCCTGCTCGCCGCCAATGCGTTCGGCGCGCCGGTGCGCTTTGCTGATGTGCAGGTGGAGGGCATCACCGCGCTGCAAGGTGTGGACGTGGCCTGCGCCGAACAGCTGGGCTATCGCATCAAGCTCCTGGGCATCGCGCGCCGCCGGGAAGAGGGCGTCGAGTTGCGCGTGCAGCCCGCACTCGTGCCCGCGGCGCACCTGATGGCGCATGTGAACGGATCGATGAATGCGGTCATGGTCAAGGGCGATGCGTCGGGCGTGACGATGTACTACGGCGCGGGTGCCGGCTCGGAGCAGACGGCGTCGGCCGTGATTGCCGACTTGGTCGATGTGGCCCGGCTCGATGGCACCCATGCCGCGCAGCGCGTGCCGCACCTGGGCTTTCATGCGCATGCCATGAGCGAACTGCCGGCGTTGCCGCGTGCTGCAGTGCGCACCTCGCACTACCTGCGGGTGCCTGTGCATGCGGCGGGTCGGATCGAAGCGGTTGCGGCCTTGCTGGCGGGGCAACAGGTGCCGGTGCAGCAGGTGGTGCTGGCGGTGGAGCGGCCGGAGACGGGGCCGCAGGTGCTGGTGCTGACGGGGCCGGCGACGCAAAGCGTGATCGACCTAGCCGTGCATGCGCTGCAGGCTCACCCGGCTGTGAATGGCGCTGTGACGACGCTTCGCGTGGAAGAACTCGCGAGCTGA
- a CDS encoding DUF4105 domain-containing protein: protein MIRTLLRFSGRLLASLAVLLTAAWACAALWYQLPATPAIKIGAVVLWAGFGLAAIALLWRGKAARALLSYAVGFAMVLAWWGTILPSQDRVWADDVARQLVARVDGNMVTMENVRNFDWRTDTDYTPRWETRRYDLDRLRSVDVSLSYWTGPAIAHTLVSFGFDDGQFVTFSIEIRKESGESFSSVGGFFKEFEMSLVAADEHDILRVRTNVRGEDVYMYRVRLPQAEMRSLFLGYLNEGAALVRAPSFYNTITANCTTIVYALARHVVPGLPMDWRLLASGYLPDYLHDVGGLTPSHDMAQLRAAGRITERAIAFDKNPGTDSFSQAIRRGLPGADAGSKP, encoded by the coding sequence ATGATTCGAACCCTCCTGCGTTTTTCCGGCCGCCTCCTGGCCTCGCTCGCCGTGCTGCTCACGGCCGCATGGGCCTGTGCGGCCCTGTGGTACCAGCTACCGGCAACGCCTGCCATCAAGATCGGGGCCGTGGTGCTCTGGGCCGGCTTCGGCCTCGCGGCGATCGCGCTGCTGTGGCGCGGCAAGGCCGCACGCGCCCTGCTCTCCTATGCCGTGGGCTTCGCCATGGTGCTCGCGTGGTGGGGCACCATCCTGCCTTCGCAGGATCGCGTCTGGGCCGACGACGTGGCGCGGCAACTCGTCGCACGCGTCGACGGAAACATGGTCACGATGGAGAACGTGCGCAACTTCGACTGGCGCACCGACACCGACTACACCCCGCGCTGGGAAACCCGCCGCTACGACCTCGACCGCCTTCGCTCGGTCGACGTGTCGCTCTCCTACTGGACCGGCCCGGCCATCGCCCACACGCTCGTGTCCTTCGGCTTCGACGACGGCCAGTTCGTCACCTTCTCCATCGAGATCCGCAAGGAAAGCGGCGAGAGCTTCTCGTCCGTCGGCGGCTTCTTCAAGGAGTTCGAGATGAGCCTCGTCGCGGCCGACGAGCACGACATCCTGCGGGTGCGCACCAACGTGCGCGGCGAAGACGTCTACATGTACCGCGTGCGCCTGCCCCAGGCCGAGATGCGCTCGCTGTTCCTCGGCTATCTGAATGAAGGCGCGGCGCTGGTGCGTGCGCCGAGCTTCTACAACACGATCACCGCCAACTGCACGACCATCGTCTACGCGCTCGCCAGGCATGTGGTGCCGGGGCTGCCGATGGATTGGCGGCTGCTGGCGTCGGGCTACCTGCCCGACTACCTCCACGACGTGGGTGGCCTGACACCGAGTCACGACATGGCGCAACTGCGCGCGGCCGGACGCATCACCGAACGCGCGATCGCCTTCGACAAGAACCCCGGCACGGACAGCTTCTCGCAAGCCATCCGGCGCGGGCTGCCGGGCGCCGACGCGGGGAGCAAGCCGTGA
- a CDS encoding bifunctional acetate--CoA ligase family protein/GNAT family N-acetyltransferase: protein MDKHFLTPLFAPASAVAFVGNASDSGGQTASGRVLREAFRADRFDGTLRFLDVRTKGTLEELSQTHADLALIALAPQDVAAALEIAGRIGCKAAVVISNGIASEQAAQWRKIARREGVHLLGPNSLGFQRPLLHLNASVAGPLAKAGPLALVSQSGALTASMLDWARQNGVGFSSVVSLGPHTSVDIPQVLDFLANDQATHSIIVYLEGISDARRFMSALRSASHAKPVVVLKAGRKPAGNAAAQTHSAAIVGSDDVFDAALRRAGAVRVRSFVELFSAAKCLASRYRPVGKRLAVVTNGGGPGVLAADWINEIGLDLGKLSAPAQKLLQPTLPPLATLTDLIDLSEDATPAHYRAAIDTASADSQVDGVLAIFSPKAGVDAAATARALADIPRPMNKPLLACWMGDSSVGNARAVLAEATIPSFRTPEAAVGAFGNIAAFYQNQQLLQQTPPPLSALAKPDIEGARLIIESVLAERRKVLTEMESKSLLSCFHIPITRTLLARSANEAMMIATQLGFPVALKIDSPDISHKSDVEGVALNVLNGTSARDTYVEMMERVARLAPEARINGVTVQKMVKARRGREIYVGLVTDEPFGPVIVFGAGGTMIELMNDRAMELPPLNQFLAHRLIERSRVAETLGEWRGANPVNMEALEDVLLRVSEMVCELPELREMDINPIIVDEHGAVSVDARIVVDSSPQAVAGHVGSGYQHLAIMPYPARYRREWPLPGTGGDIYTVRPVHPNDAQMLQALVQGLSPESRWFRFVSRFHELPPSMLSRFTLIDYDREMALVAVVMERSNAPDGTILDSERIVGVSRYVTNPDQTSCEFSLVVADEFSGKGIGSRLLESIIDVARDRGLAEVDGLVLANNPDMLKLVRRLGFSVKSFPEDPDFKLVTYQL from the coding sequence ATGGACAAGCACTTCCTGACCCCGCTCTTCGCACCCGCCTCCGCCGTGGCCTTCGTCGGCAACGCCAGCGACTCCGGCGGCCAGACCGCATCGGGCCGCGTACTGCGCGAAGCCTTCCGCGCCGACCGCTTCGACGGCACGCTGCGCTTTCTGGACGTGCGCACAAAGGGTACGCTCGAGGAACTTTCTCAGACGCATGCCGACCTCGCCCTCATCGCGCTCGCGCCGCAGGACGTGGCGGCTGCCCTGGAGATCGCCGGGCGCATCGGCTGCAAGGCAGCGGTGGTCATCTCCAACGGCATCGCGTCGGAGCAAGCGGCTCAGTGGCGCAAGATCGCGCGCCGCGAAGGCGTGCACCTGCTCGGGCCGAATTCGCTGGGCTTCCAGCGGCCGCTGCTGCATCTGAACGCCAGCGTCGCGGGGCCGCTGGCCAAGGCCGGGCCGCTCGCGCTGGTGTCGCAATCGGGCGCGCTCACCGCCTCGATGCTCGATTGGGCGCGGCAGAACGGCGTGGGGTTTTCCAGCGTGGTGTCGTTGGGCCCGCACACCTCGGTGGACATCCCCCAGGTGCTCGACTTCCTCGCCAACGACCAGGCCACGCACAGCATCATCGTGTACCTCGAAGGCATCTCGGACGCGCGCCGCTTCATGAGCGCCCTGCGTTCGGCCTCGCATGCCAAGCCGGTGGTGGTGCTCAAGGCCGGACGCAAGCCTGCCGGCAACGCGGCGGCGCAGACGCACAGCGCGGCCATCGTGGGCAGCGACGACGTGTTCGATGCCGCGCTGCGCCGCGCGGGCGCCGTGCGGGTGCGCTCCTTTGTCGAGCTGTTCTCCGCCGCCAAGTGCCTGGCCTCCCGCTACCGCCCCGTAGGCAAGCGGCTCGCCGTGGTCACCAACGGCGGCGGCCCCGGTGTGCTGGCGGCCGACTGGATCAACGAGATCGGCCTGGACCTCGGCAAGCTCTCCGCACCCGCGCAGAAGCTGCTGCAGCCCACGCTGCCGCCGCTCGCAACGCTCACGGACCTGATCGACCTTTCCGAAGACGCCACGCCCGCGCACTACCGCGCCGCCATCGACACCGCCTCGGCCGACAGCCAGGTCGATGGCGTGCTGGCTATCTTTTCCCCCAAGGCCGGCGTCGATGCCGCGGCCACCGCCCGCGCCCTCGCCGACATCCCCCGTCCGATGAACAAGCCGCTGCTGGCCTGCTGGATGGGCGACTCGTCCGTCGGCAATGCGCGCGCCGTGCTCGCCGAGGCCACCATTCCGAGCTTCCGCACGCCGGAGGCAGCCGTGGGCGCGTTCGGCAACATCGCGGCCTTCTATCAGAACCAGCAGTTGCTGCAGCAGACGCCGCCGCCCCTCTCAGCCCTGGCCAAGCCCGACATCGAAGGCGCCCGCCTCATCATCGAAAGCGTGCTGGCCGAGCGCCGCAAGGTGCTCACGGAAATGGAGTCGAAGTCGCTCCTGTCGTGCTTCCACATCCCGATCACCCGCACGCTGCTCGCGCGCAGCGCCAACGAAGCCATGATGATCGCCACGCAGCTGGGCTTTCCGGTGGCGCTGAAGATCGACTCGCCCGACATCAGCCACAAGTCCGATGTGGAAGGCGTGGCGCTCAACGTGCTCAACGGCACCAGCGCGCGCGACACCTATGTCGAGATGATGGAGCGCGTCGCCCGCCTCGCGCCCGAGGCGCGCATCAACGGCGTGACCGTGCAGAAGATGGTGAAGGCGCGGCGCGGCCGCGAGATCTATGTCGGCCTCGTGACCGACGAGCCCTTCGGCCCGGTCATCGTCTTCGGCGCGGGCGGCACCATGATCGAGCTCATGAACGACCGCGCGATGGAGCTGCCGCCGCTCAACCAGTTCCTCGCGCACCGCCTCATCGAGCGCTCGCGCGTGGCCGAGACGCTGGGCGAATGGCGCGGCGCGAACCCGGTGAACATGGAGGCGCTCGAAGACGTGCTGCTGCGCGTCTCGGAAATGGTGTGCGAGCTGCCCGAGCTGCGCGAGATGGACATCAACCCCATCATCGTGGACGAGCATGGCGCGGTGTCGGTCGATGCGCGCATCGTGGTCGACAGCAGCCCGCAGGCAGTGGCGGGCCACGTGGGCAGCGGCTACCAGCACCTGGCCATCATGCCGTACCCCGCGCGCTACCGGCGCGAATGGCCGCTGCCCGGAACGGGCGGCGACATCTATACCGTGCGGCCGGTGCATCCGAACGACGCGCAGATGCTGCAGGCGCTGGTGCAGGGCCTCTCGCCCGAGAGCCGGTGGTTCCGCTTCGTCTCGCGCTTCCACGAGCTGCCGCCCTCGATGCTCTCGCGCTTCACGCTCATCGACTACGACCGCGAGATGGCGCTGGTGGCCGTGGTGATGGAGCGCAGCAACGCGCCCGACGGCACCATCCTCGACAGCGAGCGCATCGTGGGCGTGTCGCGCTATGTCACCAACCCCGACCAGACCAGCTGCGAGTTCTCGCTGGTGGTGGCCGACGAGTTCAGCGGCAAGGGCATCGGCTCGCGGCTGCTCGAAAGCATCATCGACGTGGCGCGCGACCGGGGCCTGGCGGAAGTCGACGGGCTCGTGCTCGCGAACAACCCCGACATGCTGAAGCTGGTGCGCCGGCTGGGCTTCAGCGTGAAGTCGTTCCCCGAAGATCCGGATTTCAAGCTGGTGACCTACCAGCTGTAG